The following is a genomic window from Bacteroidota bacterium.
TTACGTACTAGTATTAATGGCGTAGCGAATTTTGGCGCAACAGCTCCAGGAACCTATTATTATGATAGTTATTATTATATAGATAACAATCAAACTTATTTATATGCCAATAGTATTGTTATTGTGAAGCCCGGTCACAAGCATTATTTAGAACTTAATCTTATCAAAGATTAATTATTTCAACTTTACCATTATTTCTGTTAAGATTCAAACAGATAGTCTGAATTAAATCTTTATTTTTGAAGGATTATTCCTTATTTACTGTTTTAATCTGTAATCAACATGAAGTTTATATCTAAGCTTTTATTGAGTTTAAGTTTACTAATATTCCTTAATTTTTCCCTTCAAGCACAATCTAAAATTGACAGTCTTAGTTCCCTTTCAAAGGATTTGCACGGAAAAGCTAAGATATCGTGCATGATCGAACTTTCCTGGGAGTATTTTTTTAACAATGATTTTGAAGAATGTATTCTTGAGTCAAAGGAAGCTATCAAATTGGCTCAGGATCATAAGGACTTAGTTGGAGAAGCAAAAGCACTCAATATTTTGGCTATTGTCTTTTCTCATACGAATAATGAGCAAGAAGCACGTACACATGCAAAAAAAGCTATTGAGGTAGCTAAGAAAGCTAAAAATAAAAAAGAAGAAGCAAATGCCTTAAATTTACTAGGATTGTCACATGATAAAGAACAAGACTACGATAAGGCTCTTGATTATCACTTTCAAGCCTTGAATATTCGAAGAAATACAGGAGACAAATTAGGAATTGCCAAATCGCTTAATAATATTGGGCTAATATATTATAACAGAGGACAATATGTTAAGGCAATTGATTATTATGAAGAGGCATTAATTATTAAAGAAGAATTAGGTGATATTTTAGGAACAGGAAATGTGTGCTCAAATATTGGAAATATCTATTTAAATCAAAAAAACACAGATAAAGCACTTGAGTATATTCAGAAAGCTTTGAAACTATTTGAACAAATTGATTACCAACATGGCATTGCGGTCACACTAAATACCTATGGTTTGATTTATGAGAATTTTGAAAACTATGACAAAGCCATTGAATATTATAAAAAAGCAAAAGAAATCCATGAAAGTATAGGATACTTAGCTGGAGTGTCTAATTCTTTAAGCAACATTGGAAACGCTTTTTCATTGAACAATAATTATGAAGAAGCTGTTAAATATTACAACAAAGCGCTAAATATTCGAACGGATATGGAAGATGAGAATGGTATCGCCATATCACTGCATGTTATAGGAATTGTTTATGCCAAATGGAAAAAATATGATGAAGCAATTGCTCATTATGAAAAATCGCTTGAAATTAACAGGAGGAAAGGTAATAAAAGAGAAATATCACATAATTTAACAGCTCTTGCTCAAACCTACTTAAATCAAAAAAAATATCCATTAGCTATTAGCTATTATAACGAAAGTCTTGAGTTGAGTTTGGAATTGGGCTTACTTGATAATTCTAAAAATAATTACCAGGATTTATCCCTTATTAGCAAAGAAATGGGAGATTATCAAGCTGCTTTG
Proteins encoded in this region:
- a CDS encoding tetratricopeptide repeat protein, which produces MIELSWEYFFNNDFEECILESKEAIKLAQDHKDLVGEAKALNILAIVFSHTNNEQEARTHAKKAIEVAKKAKNKKEEANALNLLGLSHDKEQDYDKALDYHFQALNIRRNTGDKLGIAKSLNNIGLIYYNRGQYVKAIDYYEEALIIKEELGDILGTGNVCSNIGNIYLNQKNTDKALEYIQKALKLFEQIDYQHGIAVTLNTYGLIYENFENYDKAIEYYKKAKEIHESIGYLAGVSNSLSNIGNAFSLNNNYEEAVKYYNKALNIRTDMEDENGIAISLHVIGIVYAKWKKYDEAIAHYEKSLEINRRKGNKREISHNLTALAQTYLNQKKYPLAISYYNESLELSLELGLLDNSKNNYQDLSLISKEMGDYQAALKYFESYSKFQDSILNEDKIEIISRLQTIYETEKKEAQIKIQESEIEKKEAENKRQRLVIAFFIMGLIMIMGLVGVILKSLQQKKKDNRIIAAEKAKSEELLLNTLPIKVVNDLKKNGKSEPESFDDVTVYFSDVVGFTNMSSQLEPKELINELNDIFTAFDDIMS